Sequence from the Mytilus galloprovincialis chromosome 10, xbMytGall1.hap1.1, whole genome shotgun sequence genome:
CAGGAACATTTGTCCGAACTATTTCTGTAGCACTATATGAATATGTATGTACACatcattgttatatattgaatACATCTATTTGAATGTGACCATTTATCAAAATGTAGCTTATGCCTGATATCTATTGTAAACAAAAACGCAAAGTGTAGATCATTTCGATACTTGAAAAGGCAATGTATGGAACATTGTCGATAATATTGTTTGTAAagctaaacatatatatttgcaAGTAAATAAAATCTCAACATACTCATCTAAAAATCTTATGACAACTTGGTTACGGATATAAAATGCTGGTAAAGAAAtagggggaaggggggggggggtgtaaaaCTGTTGAACTTCAAATTGAGAAAATGAGACATAAGAACGAAATACGTATAATATTCAAGTGTAAAAATCTTTCTGATTGAAAACGTGCTGAGTAAGGTGCTAATGGAAAATATAAGACACTATCTTGACTAAATAAATTAGTTCCTTCCTACTTATACTATGATATATGCAAATGACATTAATGCATTTTTGGTGTGATGAACACGCAGTAATTACATTGTAACTCAAGTTATTTGAGTAATCAGCAATCAAATGTCACGTATAatgttttttgacattttaataaaagtaaaattttcaaactaTTCAACAATATACTGTTCGGTATTGTGAATAATTTATAAGAAGATTGTAGCCCTCATGTGTGCATAATATGTATACAGTCCAGTACGGTTAAAACGAGACGATTTCAATTTTCCTCACCTTAGtatagcaatataccaacttcacttgcatatgggatatacatttcccaactcatttGGTATTCAAGAgtttgcagctgctactcagactttgtaaaccgtcaccagtgtctgagcaaaaAGTTGGTGGACCAGGGTTATGtaaaagaacgtctcgtccttttaaaaagaaaaacgttcatcggaagataccaagaccttgttgataaatattccgtatcaacttcgcacataatacatgatggtcttgatgtatagatgaTAGGTACTGacgttttttttatcatattgattacgtgttatagtgttcttttatttgtctttgtaaattactAAAGTTTACTGTTTGGTCCATTTTTGGTAATATCGTTtaaacgtggctcggtacttgtacatcccgccattgtgttgtTGTGctgatgttatttttttgtatttttgtgttttaatgttgtgtatgtgctttttctatatgcccttttgttttctttgttgacatatttgtttgttttatagtgattgagattataacacaataatgttgactgttgtacccctatttttgacatttttacctattatgtctgtttgttatgttctcacattgttgtcaatataatggaattgtatgcgactgccatacaagtgagaggtttagctagttttaGAACCAGGtgtaatccactattttctacataagaaaatgcctgtacccagtcaggaatatgacagttgttttccattcgtttgatgtgtttgagctttttttgattttgccaattgttaagggactttccgttttgaatttttcgtggagtttttaattttagtttttttttaactttttgttcgtatgatcatgatgataagtCCGCGTATTATTAAACGTTTAATGTACGTACTTATCGCATGTCCCAGTCACTTTTTTGTGGTTTTGCACATGCTTTGTTGCACAATGGGGATTTATTTTAACTCAAAAAcgtataaaaatgaaatgaaaatctaCTGTCAGGTCATCTTCtgtttgtttctttgttacatatataacaacagtttCAAAAAAACTTCAGTTGAAGTCATGCTCAGAATAGACGATATATAAAATGGAGATActtcaatattttcatatttcaacatgtcataaaaaaaatgcattggtTAAACAATTTCTAAAActgcattttctttttattttctttgcatttttatacgaacaaaattaaagaatagagtgtttaatatgttttaatttgaaattattccTTAATTTATATGCACTGCGATCAACGTATGCTTAACCCTTAAACGTTTAAGATAAACGTGTAAAAGAattcaaattaaacataaaatatctAGGTATCCAAATATGTATAATAGATATATTATTGcaatgttatttttgttttgttcatttcaGCTGATGAAATTGATGAAATGCTTGTTGATGTTAAACCACCTAAATCTATTTGCAGAAATGTGGACAGATACAGAATTTCATTAGCCGTAGTGAACAGAATGAAATATGGGTAATGTGTTctggttgtttttgtttttatctattcATTCTTTATGATATGTACAAAATCAGGGTCTAATTAGAATATCTTTAATAATGTTTTATAGAGATATGTTTTTCTTCGTACGTGGTTATTCAATACTAACTCTTACCAATATCCTAATTGTGTCGAGAGGTTGATAGTTTGCATTATCTATGTGCAAAGCTTAATCTGGTAATTGTTACTTTAGTTATATTCAATATCTGTTTCCTCCATTGCACATTTCAAACGCTTGCTGTACTGTCTGAAGAAAACTTGCGTAAAATGTGCTTCTCATTGGTGAAGGCCAAAATATGACATGAGGTTTGGAACGCCGAGTGTTGTGGTCTGTGCTTGTAAGTTGGCAATCAAAACCTATCTCCCAATAAAATCACCTCGCCCAGATGGTCTTGTTTGATTTTCTCCTTACTTAGCATACGTCGTCTATCCTTCGTCGTTGTCTGTCGCCCGTTAACATTTCCACAAATATTTTCTTCTGAACTACTGAGACAATTATAACTAAGCTTGACAATGGctcttttattataaaactgCTAAATACTGTCTAtttaaaaactgaagaaaaacaaatactaGTCAAAAACTTCTTATTCCCTCAACAGTGTAAAGATAATCAACCATTTTACCCTTAAAATTTTAGATTCATTTTATAAAGACTTTTTTACCACACTAgtcatatatttttgataaacttAAATTTAACAGGATTCCTTAAAGttagaaaaatataccaaacaaaTATGTGGCTGATATTTCAGCTTTACAAGAGGCGAAACAATATTGGACAGATAAATAAACGCATttatgtggagagttgtctcattggcaatcatacatgtaccacatcttcttatttttatagcaagtttgtattaaatatttgttataagatggatcaaaactagggTTGAGAAAATTAAGATGTGAATGCTGAATTCCCTTAATTATTTTACTACAGAGTTGAACAGTAATGGGAGTCAATTTAGGAATTTATTGTTAATCTAAGATGtgtgtaaacaaggccatgtgaatagCACAAAAATGCCGCCTGACCTTATGTTTTGATTGTTGAAAAAGATGGGGCTTTATTTGTACTTTactgaatgatatatgaaagtttctGATTTCTAAAAATAAACCAGGTGCCTATTAAAGCGTTTAAACCCGctacatttgtttgcacctgtcctaagtcaggaacttgatgttcagtggttgtcgtttgttggtgtggttcataagtgtttctcgtttcgcgctgttcggtgtgagccaaggctccgtgttgaaggccgtactttgacctataatggtttacttttacaaattgtgacctggatggagaaagtcttattggcactcataccacatcttctgatatctataTAGTTTTAAATCAAAAATAAGGTTTGCATTGAAGTCGATTTGaggtttttttaatgatttatccCTTTTATGATTTTTGTGTTACAATGGTCGTTAATATTTAGcaatagttcagtatttttgtgcttttactttttacttaggcaatacttagtttaagattttttttatgcataccacttagtAAAAAAGGGATGAGTAACCTAACTTAAGTGTTTATTCTGTGTAAGAGAAACTTCTTTTTTttagtgagcttttctcatcacttggcgtccgtcgtccgtcgtcgttcgtcgttgttaacttttacaaaaatcttttcctctgaaactactgggccaaatttaaccaaacttggccacaatcttaaggtatctagtttaaaaatgtttcCTATGATTCCGCtcgccaaccaagatggccgacatggctaaaaatagaacagaaatatgcagtttttggtttatatctcgaaactaaagcatttagagcaaatttgacaatgtttatCAGGTTGAGATATATCCGCCCTGAAATTTTCacacgaatcagacaacccgttgttgggttgctgtccctaaattggtaattttaaggaaattttgctgtttttggttattatcttgaatattattatagatagaaataaactataaacagcaataatggccagcaaagtaagatctacaaataagtcaacatgactaaaattgtcaattgaccccttaagggcatacgatacagttacaggggaggtaatgacgttgctaacgtaaattgttattttcgcgacgtcggGAAAAGAttcatttttcgactgatttttatcattcaacgttatttaacttgaaaacgagatttctcttttttaaaatgccatttggtttgattacgtaagaacattatgtgtgccaattttcatgaaaacgtaaatagtgcatttttttttttttttatttgataaatatgaattatgtttgttttacattcatgaacatttgataaatatgagttatttgaaaaaataaaagcacaaaaggacatttatataaaacagaatttacaaataatCTAGCAACAgcttgtgttttgagcaaaaatataaaatttcgacctcattttactcaaaaagtagcacatgaaggaatattttttataacatatttgatttaatcaggcaaaacaTAGCCTGTATGCAAATTGTCAGCAAATTTTCAATATGGGATCAAAATTGTAtcgttattgccctttatagtcaatgtttaaccatttttcataattttttgtaatcttttacaaaaatcttctcttttgaaacaaataagacaaatttaaccaaacttggcaatatTCATCCTtagggtatatagttttaaaatgtgtccaactgccaaccaacatggccgacatggctaaaaaagaacataggggtaaaatgcagttatgggcttatatttctgaaactaaagcatttattACAAATCTGACATGATGtataaatgtttatcaggttGAGATATATTTGCACTGAagttttcagacgaatcagacaaatcGTTTTTGGATTACTGCCTCTGagctggtaattttagggaaattttgcagTGTTTGGTTCTTATATTggatatcattatagataaagataacctataaacagcaaaaatttccagcaaagtaagatctacaaataagtcaatatgacaaaaattgtcaattgactttttaaggagttattgtcctttatagtcaatttttcgtaaatttttgttatctcttacaaaattcttctccacTTACAATGTAATCTACTGGGCCAAATAGAATTAAACTTAGCCACAATTTTCAATAAGGTATCTTgattgaaaaatgtgtccgatgaccctgtcATCCAACCAACATGGACGCCATGGctaatttaaattgtaaaaaaaataattcaaatggtGACAACTTGAAAacttattaaaataatgaaaaggGGTCTTTTTTAACTATTGTAAGACAATGGGATGACCTGCTTTTAATTTAACAGCTGGGCTTAATTAAACCAATCATTATTAGAGTATCTTAtactattaattatgattttaaccttattttacatgatttccaaaacaacagtagatacaggtgagcgacacaggcttttgAGAGCCTCTAGTCTTATTGTTGTTTCCGTTGGTTATgcatgttttcaattttttcctacaatcataagatatatatttatatatagggcaaaataataaaaacaaataaaaaataggaTTCGTCTCTTTACCAAAATGTACGCAATCCTGGTAGAGATGTTCCATTTTAGGACATTTATTTGGAACATATGGTTTACATTGTAAAACGCACCCGGATGGATAATAACTATAAATAGATTAAAAGGATAAATACCTTTTGCGTCATAAAATACAGTCATGTTATTTACTTTTTGAACATGTAAATAACACGTACACAAATCAAATGTACCCGTAATTgtagaaaaaatatcaactatTCTGTATACTTACTGTTTCGTATACTTCTACAGTTCATTGTTTGTTTATTGTCAAAGGGTTTTAAAATGCTATaactttttattgaaaatcaacCGGAACAAAAAACTATGAACAGATTTAAAGGACCACTACTTTTTGCGTCTTAAAAATagagttttgtttatttacactTTGTGCgcatttcaaattcaaaaatgcACGTTCTcgttattgtatatataaaaacaacaactgCACTGTTTGAAACTATTTTGTATGTAACTCTACAGAAGTTTTTAGTAAATGAAAATTGTTTCActaattataaatttatattttgttttagtttcgTAACAAGTCAAGCAAAGACTTTTGCAAGAAATTTAAGGAAATATGAGTGGAACTTTGAGACAGGATCTTGTGGAAATAATATTGTAATATTTCTTTCTCGATACGATAGGcaggtaattaaaaaaatgttcatcctTGTTTTTATCGAGTCACCAATTTGATATAAACATACGTAAAAGGAGGATTTTTATCATAGTTAACTGGATGATGTATATATCTATCATCTATAAAAAGAAACAGAATTGTTACGAATGTCACTGAGACAGCAATCGACTAACGGGAAAAAAACGAGATTGCAAACAACTACTAGTCACTGCATGGCCTTCAAAGATGTTAAAACAAATACCATATTGTAAACTATGAAAGGCTATGAACAGTAAAATAATTATGGGGATAAGTAGCGACCTTATTTAAGGTACTATTGGGGTTAAAACAAGCAATGATACACTTGGTCGTCTCTTGTTAACAAATAGTTTAAATCTTGgggggttttttttctcaaaaaagtaTAGGTCACTGAGCTTGTTGTCATGCTGTAGGTGTTGATAAATGCGTACATTTTGTTTggacaatacagaaaaaaaacatttttttatgtaaatagaCAGAAATaggaagaacaaaataaaatatgaaaagattATCGTAATTGTTTTAAAACCGGCAACACTATGGCCAAAAGCAATAACGACGAAAAGACAAGCAACAACAAGGAAAAATACTACACAGAAACCTTGGGATTGGGCAAAACGAACCTTACACGGTATTGGTTTATCTCGCTGCTGAAGGCTGTGCGAtagcctataattgcttacatcgacttcatttgaactcttgtGGATATTTGGCTCATTGGCAATAATCCATTTCCCAAGTTTTATACTTATCAACAACCGGGGTTGATGTCCGGAAGATACAGAAGTTCCTATTCAATATATAACACGCTATGCGTTACTTTCAAAACAATAGTTtgaattgaaaacaatatttctcgAACGAAGAATAAACGATACGTTAATAGGTGGAGACAACACaaacattgaaaaagaaaacaacaaagaaaacccCACAAAACATTATCGAAAAAACAGAATGCACCAATTTAAAACAAACCTAAGAATCAAATTAGGATGCTTCTCTATATGTTACACCCGTCGTACAATATGATATGAAACGGCTCTTTCGAATGGGTGACGTCTGCCATCAATTTCAAAAGTTACAATAAACGTTTCAAGAGTATCTAAAGTTATTATTGAACATTTTACTGGCAATAAGAGAAGCAAGGTTTTGGCATCTTATCAAACTCAttactgttatttgtttttgttttttattaccTCTAGAATCTTTATCGATCTTGTTCATTTATGTAAAAGATAAACAGTGACGCCACGGgcaaatgtataataaaaaaaattggctaTGTTTACATATTCAAAATGCAAGTAAAACACCGCCATGACAACAAGAGGGGATACCTTCTACCTATTTCAAACATAGCAAAGTCTCAGACAGATGTTCAACTATCATTAAATATTGCTTCATTGAACTTGATTACAagcaaatttaatataataaaatgacGATGATTCATGTTGTTCTGTAGATATATACATCAGCTGGTGAAGCTGCTTTCGAGGTTTTAAATCAAAGGTGCATAACTGGCATATACAAAAAAGCAAAAGAAGTATATTTTTTATCTGACGACTTTGAAGGCGGATTGAAATTCATGGTACAGGAATACAGGTatgaatttatttcttttatgtattttcGAACTGTATTCGTTAATCTTGAAATACCGCCGGTTAATACCTTCGTGACAAGATGCATTCAGCAAAGTTGCTCCCATTAGACAACGCACAACTGAATACGTGTTGTAGAAGAACCTAGATGtgaaaaaaagtaacaaaacaaCATTTCTTAATCTATGGTCTCGTTGAATAATTTAAAGGAGAAATATTTCAAAGGGAGTAAGCTTTCAGAGCTATAATTAACATCCCATGTCCTGTTGTTATCGGTTTTGTCAATGATAATTGCAAAGAACCTGAACACAGGATTACTATCTTCGATAACAGATTTTTCACAAATTACCCATCGAATGACTGAGAATACAAATGTGTTCAAATAAATCAGATAAACAAATATAGTTTGCCAAATGTTGTGCCTACATGTGAATTGTATTTAATCAGGCTGAAGACGCCGTTaacatatacatgttataagaacGTTGAAATGCGATTTAGCCGCAAATATGAGGCGACAATGTGGGAAACACAATATTAGAAGAAAAACACCAGTTTGGTTTATATGAAGTTGAGTCAAAACAATGTATAGTCAACTAAAGACTTAAAAATTGCTGTTTCTCTGCTTAACATGCAACATTAAGGAATAATAGTTAAGACTGGTCATTTCGAAGTCAGAATATTTAATGTGGCCTGGTACTGGGCGGGTAAGGTGACAAGTCTTCCTGGGGACTGTAACCTTGCAAACAAGCACGTAAAAACATCCGGCTCAGCCGGTCGGTTCAGTACAAAGCAGATTATATATTCCTATTTCGCTTGATCATGTTCTCTTtcttaaaatgaatttaatttgcACCGGACGTAACACATCCATCCATCTATCAATTCGAGGTTACCAGTGTGAAATCGGCAGAGCCAAACTAAGCcagaacaaaacaaaatgtgaGGTATAGGAGCcgaattaaacaaataataaatatgttttaactattAATAGATAAGTTACAATTAAAGTCCACTCTGCATATGTAATTAAATAAGAAAGTCCTCATCATTGCCAAACACTGTGTTTCAGTACATTTCTGATTATGACCACTTTCCTCCTACTGTTTAAGGCAGACATTTCGATTGCCCCTCTGTCATCCCACCACTGGATTCTTTATCTACCACTGAATGACTTGAAATGGTTGTCCAAATTACTACAAACTCTCGGAGTTTTAACGTCGTGCGCTTCAAATTAAAAAACGATGGGTTACtccaaatattttatttggaacAGTTCTAAGAGTACCAGTACAAAGAGAATATCTATTCATAGTCTCGTAATTTATACcagtttttttctgtataataaacacttacttacttactattCGGACAACAGCAAGTTTATTGTCGTCATAGCCAGTAAATAAGTAAACTTTAGAATGAAAATGGAGAATttatcaaagagacaataacccaaccaaagagcagaaagcagcccaagaccaccaatgggtcttcaagacAGCGAGtaaatcctgcacccggaggcgggcgtcagctggtcccttaaacaaaaatgtgtactagttcaatggaAATGGACGTCGCACTAAACTCcataacatataaatgaactaaaattaaaaaaaaaaatacaagacgaacaaaggccagaggctcctgcttgggacaggcacaaaaatgcggcgggttaaacatgttttgtgagatctcaatccttcccctatacctcaagccaatggagaataaacaaacacacagcaacactcacagtaaaactcagttaaaaagaagtccgtgtccgatgtcagaataggtaacagaagaaataacaatgatacataaattaacaaaggactaactagcagttactgacatgccattgaaagattatgtcttcatcatatgaaaatcaagtacaatccctcccgttaggggttaagtatcataccatcataacatatatgagaagaacataacccgtatcatgacaacaactggttttagaataaatgtgtttttttcagatgcaaagaccctatgagtgaatcaatattaattccTAAATATtccatctttaatgacctgacaacagtatcgtaactatatattATCTATAATATCGATAATCTTTCAATGGATCATTTTGTTGGCTGTATATATGCAACgtctttataaattataatacatACTTTGATGCAATATTCTTTTCAGAAAAGCTTTAAATAAAGGGAAATGCTCTTATGGTGTACATTCATTAGCGGCATGGGAAACCGCATTGATAATATGTTGTCCAATTCTAGGTATTTTTGTGAtatgttgttcatgttgtttttgTGCGAAATTTTGTCCGTCGAGTTCTAATGGCGGTTCAAACAGTAGTCATGGAGGTGGTGGAGGAGGAGGTGGTGGCGGTGGTGGAGGGGGATGTGGAGGTGgtggaggaggaggaggaggaggcgGCGGCGGTGGTGGTGGTTGTTAAGATGAAGAAGTGTTAATCAAATAAGGTTCAAGAGTAGGATTCCAACTAGTCCAGCGTCCCAATATAGTGTAATTCACTGCGAAACGGCAGTCAAAGTTAGAGATACTAACGTTGACTAATGTGTATGCTATATTATACTGTATGTAAAGAAGTTAATCGACCCTAGACTGGATGACTTATGAGATAATATTGAACAGAAACTAATAGCTATTTGCCTAAaacatgaacataaaaaaaaagaaattcatgaAAATGTATTAACGAATCCACTGATATGGAAGGTACACACTTGTCAGTTCAAATCGGGATAGTGCACCAGGGTACATTTTGTGCACATGTTGTATTGTacgttttattattaaaatgaatTTGTAACGACTAAAACAGAAATGATTTCCTTAGATTTATTGATAGACAGTTTTAAGAAATAGGAAGAATCGTGTTCGGTAGGATTATGTTGCAATGTCGTTAAAAGAGTAGATAAATGATTGCTATCAACAGAGAAAAATTAAGCTTTATGAATATATCTTTAAGCAAACTTCTTTTTCAGCACAGAAAGATTAATTACCGCTATCAATATAATATGATCAATATAATAGGGATACTAGTTCATGTTTATCCAATGAATTTGTTCGGTATTCTTTGAAGTTTAAGAAGGAAGTAAACAAATAATGGAGAATCGTTGGTTGGGAGGTGTAATTTGTTAATCTACAGTCCCCATTAGCCTGTCAAttctgaggttgtgagttcaaatccAATTCCTTACCTTAACCTTAATTCTGTCCGCGCCAGAAGTCGCATAAGGCCTCCAAGGCAAATCCAATTCATGGCGAGGTATTTTTGACTTCGATCTTAGTTGACAAGCTACGTATACATGTCGAAGATCGGTGATTCTTTCCGGATACTCTAGTTTCCTCTACGTAAGAAAATAAATGGCCGCCGTGATGTAGCCCAGTGTGCTTTAAGTGgcgtttaaggtagcacaatacaaagattttataactccaactcccaagttttaaaatgctgtaactttctaaataatgctttaaaatttataaaagtggtagttttggatagctaacagattactctttccaattaatgcaatgttagttttatgcaacaattatgtaaccaattataatgttaactgtgtctaaaatattttttaccaaatttccactttcaaatgaaattagcttctgcataggtatccctagagggttgattttattatatgttgttcctatggccattatctacaaagggtgtctcagatttcagatagaatgaatagaacaaattttacacctaattaaacattatctccttttatgtggttaggatgtttacactaattactatactatagagacaatctgagacacccttttgaagcccatgatgtgttgattaagatttcgttaattttctgtatagttaaagaggtgatagagctaaattcattcaagtgaacttacccagattttgccactaattacataataattgattacataatgattgcataataaaaatattgcattcatttaaaagattaatcttttatctatttatatatccctcttttattattttctatgcatttataagaaagttacagcatttcaaaggttagtgattggaagtaaaaaaatctttgtattgtgctcaCAAGCGAACGaacaaacaatatataattaaaactTGGTGATATTCAGTATTATATCTAAATTTATTTGTTGTCGAGACTTGTTTACCTTCAATCTTGTCGTCAGTAGAAAAAGTTAGAATGaaagtttttttcattttaagtatTGAAATACAGTACTTAGTTCAAGATGGGGAAAAACTGGGGTTTCAGGTTTGAattcaggagcatctggcctttgttagtcttctgtgggtttttttttttaaattttggttcatttatatgtttcagagtttagtgtgacgtccattttctctGAACTAATACACATTGTTGTTAAGAGGCGATCAGAAGCCCGACTACGGGTGTGGGATTTTTCGCTGTGTAGAagtcccattggtggccttgggctgttttctgctatttggtcgggttgttgtctctttgacacattccccatttccattctcaatttaattgacTTCCCGACTTACCTTATTTATGTTAGACTACTCTGAAGTTTTGATTTGAAgttaattttgacaattttaaggTGATCCGTATATGatcaatgtaataaaaaaaatgcgcAAAATATTAAAGCATCCTATATACACACATGTACACTATTATTAAGAAGGAAATCCTAAATACACATCCCCCTTTTGTCAAACAACAACATTTTCGGCTGCTTTATGTCAGCAAATATAaactaaatattacatttttttgagtgtttttttttaattgttgaccTATTTTATTATGGTTAAACAAtgcgatttttataaatttactttcGAAGTTTTTAATTCGAATCTAACCAGAATCGTGTATATTTTTAAGtttgaatatacatgtaggaattatttatatttatatgccTCTCGATATGTGAATTTGATGATAAGTCATAATTATATCAACCTTCCATATTAGGATTAATAAGATGAGTAAGATGAGTAAGACTAAGTATTAAGCTGAAGAAATAAGTTTATAGTCTTTGTTCCGTGTGTCGAATACCAAATTTAATATCTAATGAGATAGGTCCCATTTCCATTGTAGTTTTAACTTGCAGTGATACAATAGGAAGATTGTTAACGTCTAATAAAGTTTAAACATTGCCAGGTCTGTTCTATACTCTAgacttttttttacagatttttcaaagttttaactTCCATATCCAAAACCGAAAAGTTAT
This genomic interval carries:
- the LOC143047234 gene encoding uncharacterized protein LOC143047234 isoform X3; translated protein: MNLFKRNDINTRGICNKKKTWYGFDNIFPLLIYVLLVQQTNCLTCASPKCLVGYDARTMPNPSTESDHGQCGRHCKFTWICDPCQILNSTAADEIDEMLVDVKPPKSICRNVDRYRISLAVVNRMKYGFVTSQAKTFARNLRKYEWNFETGSCGNNIVIFLSRYDRQIYTSAGEAAFEVLNQRCITGIYKKAKEVYFLSDDFEGGLKFMVQEYRIHQDVKGF
- the LOC143047234 gene encoding uncharacterized protein LOC143047234 isoform X2, producing MNLFKRNDINTRGICNKKKTWYGFDNIFPLLIYVLLVQQTNCLTCASPKCLVGYDARTMPNPSTESDHGQCGRHCKFTWICDPCQILNSTAADEIDEMLVDVKPPKSICRNVDRYRISLAVVNRMKYGFVTSQAKTFARNLRKYEWNFETGSCGNNIVIFLSRYDRQIYTSAGEAAFEVLNQRCITGIYKKAKEVYFLSDDFEGGLKFMVQEYRCKDPMSESILIPKYSIFNDLTTVSIHQDVKGF